GCTGGGATGCCTGCATTGGTGATTTCGCGCTCGCAAAAGATTTTAACGGAGCTGGAGGCCAGTAGAGCCAATGGCAGAGAGGCGGAAACTTTGAATGATCAGGCTAAGGAAATGCAATTAAGTTTCTTCCAATTGGATGATCCGATTTTGGATGAAATCCGCAAGGATATTGAGAATCTGGATATTAATACCCTTACACCGGTAGAGGCCTTGATGAAGCTTAATGAAATCAAGAAAAAAATTGGTGCTTAGGCTTGCTCAGGTTGAAGAAATGATATTATATTTGCCGACCCAAAGCGAAAGCAGCGGAGTTCTTTAACAGAATAGAATTGCGAGAGTAGCTCAGTTGGTAGAGCACAACCTTGCCAAGGTTGGGGTCGCGGGTTCGAATCCCGTCTCCCGCTCAGAGGCCCTCCTGAAGAGGGCTTTTTTTTGCGCTTCCTAGAAACGCAGAAAATGGTTCTGGAATTCGAATGTAAATTTGAATTCTTCATAGCCGCCCTGGTGGTGGAATTGGTAGACACGCGGGACTTAAAATCCCGTGGCCAGCAACGGCCGTGCGGGTTCAAGTCCCGCCTGGGGCACAACAGAAAAAAGCGTTAACGAAAGTTGACGCTTTTTTTGTTGGTAAACCTTTCTGTGAACTCTTTTGAGTTTCAAAATCAAGTCTTCTCATTTACGCTCCCTTTCGAACCAATCATCGTGCCTTTGAAACCAATGGGTGCTAAGGCTTCTGCCAATCTTTGCCGCATCATTAAAGAAACACAATCATGAATTTGAAAAGGGCAATGCTTTCGGCAGTTTTAATATGGGTATTAGGTGTAAGCGCTTATACAGGATCCTTCTTTATCCATCTCATGGCAGATCCTAATTTACAAGCCAATTTGGTCCTCACATTCGCCTTGATTCCCAGTGCTATTTTGGGGGCTAAATTGTACTATCGGAGTGGACTCAAGACTAATGGATTTAAGCTAGGTACTGGGATGTTTTTCATCGCGATGCTATTGGATGCACTTATCACGGTACCCCTATTTATTATTCCTGAAGGAGGTGATCATATTAGCTTTTTTAGCGATCCGGGATTTTGGTTTATCGCGGTAGAGTACATTTTAACCGTAGGATTGTATTGGCGATTTAAGGTCTACGCCAGAAGTCGAAAGCTTTTTAGTTAGTTCCATGCTTAGTACGAAAAGAGCTTATTTGAGGCCTTTGGAGAGTTCCGACTTTGAGCTGCTCTTAGAAATGTACTTAGAGCCCGATTCCAATAAATATATCGCTCCCCTTAAAGATCGATCGCCAGAGTTTTATCTGATTTTCCTGCAGACTAAGCAGCAGCAAAATCAAAAGGAAATGGGATTCTGGGTGGCAGTTGAGAAAGCCTCAGATCAAATTATAGGTACAGTTAATCTCAATACCTATGCACCTTTGGCCATTACGCATATTGGTTGTCATTTGAGATCTGCTTTTTGGGGAAAGTCTTATGCCACTGAATTGCTAAGCACTATGATCAAGTATGGATTCGAGGAAAGGGACTTGCCCTGCATACATGGGGTTTTTGAAAGGGATAACCTCGCTTCAAGAAGACTTATGAAAAAGCTGGGCTTTAGCTTTTACCGGAAGGAGTTTGTAAATGAGGTGCCGCTGGAAGTTTATAGGCT
The Croceimicrobium hydrocarbonivorans genome window above contains:
- a CDS encoding DUF5367 family protein, which encodes MNLKRAMLSAVLIWVLGVSAYTGSFFIHLMADPNLQANLVLTFALIPSAILGAKLYYRSGLKTNGFKLGTGMFFIAMLLDALITVPLFIIPEGGDHISFFSDPGFWFIAVEYILTVGLYWRFKVYARSRKLFS
- a CDS encoding GNAT family N-acetyltransferase, whose translation is MLSTKRAYLRPLESSDFELLLEMYLEPDSNKYIAPLKDRSPEFYLIFLQTKQQQNQKEMGFWVAVEKASDQIIGTVNLNTYAPLAITHIGCHLRSAFWGKSYATELLSTMIKYGFEERDLPCIHGVFERDNLASRRLMKKLGFSFYRKEFVNEVPLEVYRLTIDEYQSS